From Pandoraea norimbergensis, the proteins below share one genomic window:
- a CDS encoding autotransporter outer membrane beta-barrel domain-containing protein codes for MKAVSHQSFALRITGMFSAAVVLAATAVSPANAEDVAEMRRTLIVLSGAALLNDAATAQGAASAFQRAMQTRTMSGGATFDDATGKGVALGSRDLVGWASFTGERSHQNGETGLFDVRGVNGAIGVDSRIGANTIVGGSLGVGNHNSQINDQLGEARVNSVSLGVYASHLSDQQWLVNGGASYTNHSLKTDRSSDTSGVSPRLKGNTRGNTFGAFGEVGRRNSVAGINVDSTLGLRFLSTRVNAFNETGGGDITAQNALKIGAQSRTSTRGIVGVRLWHELVNVGGGKAIPSLRVAYEYEFGDKRSSLTNAFYGATRSFTVQSAKLGAHIVTADLGVDVQFQKQLEVHVGGNMSARRGETSVGGGVSARYRF; via the coding sequence ATGAAAGCAGTGAGTCATCAATCGTTCGCGCTTCGTATCACCGGTATGTTCTCGGCGGCGGTTGTGCTTGCCGCGACAGCGGTGTCGCCGGCGAATGCCGAAGACGTGGCTGAAATGCGCCGCACGCTCATCGTGCTTTCGGGCGCGGCGCTGTTGAACGACGCCGCGACGGCGCAAGGGGCGGCCAGTGCATTCCAGCGGGCCATGCAAACGCGCACGATGAGCGGCGGCGCGACGTTCGATGACGCCACCGGCAAGGGCGTTGCCCTCGGCAGCAGAGACCTCGTCGGCTGGGCCTCGTTCACCGGCGAGCGCTCGCATCAAAACGGCGAAACGGGGTTGTTCGATGTGCGTGGTGTGAACGGCGCCATCGGCGTGGACTCGCGAATCGGTGCGAACACGATCGTCGGCGGCTCATTGGGCGTGGGCAATCACAACTCGCAAATCAATGACCAACTCGGCGAAGCCCGGGTCAACAGTGTCAGTCTGGGCGTGTACGCGTCGCATCTGAGCGACCAGCAGTGGCTCGTCAACGGCGGCGCGTCGTACACCAATCACAGCCTGAAGACCGATCGCAGCAGCGACACGAGCGGTGTGTCGCCGCGCCTCAAAGGCAACACACGAGGTAACACCTTCGGTGCCTTCGGTGAAGTGGGACGGCGCAATTCGGTCGCCGGCATCAACGTGGATTCGACGTTGGGCCTGCGCTTTCTGTCCACACGCGTGAACGCCTTCAATGAGACCGGTGGCGGCGACATCACCGCTCAGAATGCCCTGAAAATCGGCGCGCAGTCGCGGACGTCAACCCGTGGCATCGTCGGTGTGCGCCTGTGGCATGAGCTGGTCAACGTGGGGGGCGGCAAGGCGATCCCCTCGCTACGCGTGGCGTACGAGTACGAGTTCGGCGACAAGCGCAGCAGCCTGACCAATGCTTTCTATGGCGCCACGCGTTCGTTCACGGTACAGAGCGCGAAGCTCGGGGCCCACATCGTCACGGCCGATCTTGGCGTTGACGTGCAGTTCCAGAAGCAGCTCGAAGTGCATGTCGGGGGCAATATGAGCGCACGTCGTGGCGAAACCAGCGTGGGGGGCGGTGTCTCGGCGAGGTATCGCTTCTAA
- a CDS encoding porin, translated as MKKKLIAASLLCSIGTIAHAQSSVQLYGRLDGGFQYMSNLQDGNGGTTSRWSAQGGDYGTSLFGLRGYEDLGQGLHAVFNLEGGFQLMNGYNNNGSGSIFDRRALVGFVSQGWGQFTIGRNLFISNGVWDFDPFQQQAFSSASLVRGRNWPQASNTVNYQSPNWYGFDIASQYAFSNVVGQFTSGRGLGAQLTYTHDRFQLRALYDEIRDSNGRFTDVFASSREYFAGANVFLNRFTVSLGYTHMSAPDAPTPNFATRADHYWAGVKYQATQVWAANAAVYHVNVPSFGHATMFELGTTYNLSKRTFLYGTVAYVLNSANQSFSVAAIPSDSLDNPPPGKGQTGAYIGISHSF; from the coding sequence ATGAAAAAGAAGCTCATCGCAGCTAGCCTGCTTTGCAGCATCGGAACGATCGCGCACGCGCAATCCAGCGTGCAACTCTATGGCCGTCTCGATGGCGGCTTTCAGTACATGAGCAACTTGCAGGACGGCAACGGCGGCACCACCTCGCGCTGGAGTGCGCAGGGCGGTGACTACGGCACGAGCCTGTTCGGCCTGCGTGGCTATGAAGATCTCGGGCAGGGATTGCATGCGGTATTCAATCTGGAAGGCGGCTTCCAGTTGATGAACGGCTACAACAACAACGGCTCGGGTTCGATCTTCGACCGGCGCGCGTTGGTGGGCTTCGTCTCGCAGGGTTGGGGGCAGTTCACGATCGGGCGCAACCTGTTCATCAGTAACGGGGTGTGGGACTTCGATCCGTTCCAGCAGCAGGCCTTCTCGTCGGCGTCGCTGGTACGCGGACGCAACTGGCCGCAAGCGAGTAACACCGTCAATTATCAGAGCCCGAACTGGTATGGCTTCGACATTGCGAGCCAGTACGCCTTCTCGAACGTCGTCGGCCAGTTCACCAGCGGCCGGGGGTTGGGCGCCCAGTTGACGTACACCCACGACCGCTTCCAGTTGCGCGCGTTGTATGACGAAATTCGCGATTCCAACGGGCGATTCACCGACGTGTTCGCGTCGTCACGCGAGTACTTCGCCGGTGCCAACGTCTTCCTGAACCGCTTCACGGTGTCGTTGGGCTACACGCACATGTCGGCACCCGATGCACCGACACCGAACTTCGCTACGCGCGCCGATCACTACTGGGCCGGCGTGAAGTATCAGGCGACACAAGTGTGGGCCGCGAATGCCGCCGTGTATCACGTCAACGTGCCGAGCTTCGGTCACGCGACGATGTTCGAATTGGGCACGACGTACAACCTCTCAAAGCGCACCTTCCTGTATGGCACGGTCGCTTACGTGTTGAACAGCGCCAACCAGAGCTTCTCGGTCGCCGCGATTCCGAGCGATTCGCTCGACAATCCGCCGCCGGGGAAGGGCCAGACCGGGGCGTATATCGGGATCTCGCACTCCTTCTGA
- a CDS encoding LysR family transcriptional regulator, translating into MTPAINENRLPYLFEAVQCGTIRAAADRLDIAPSAVSRQIALLEAELALPLIERHKRGVHLTQAGRLLMEYYREQRAHQEDLLAKLQEVRGLRRGHIRLAVGEGFVSDLMGAPLRFFCKRYPDITLTLDLAGTNEVMRAVAEDDADIGLVYNPPAEPKIVSRAQMRQPVHAIVAPDSPLRARLAQQPPGTALKLDDLYDTPLALMHGAYGTRQLMELAEQAEKHRLNATVTTNSISVLKHFVRAGLGATFLPTFAVSQEVEAGVLCALPVDHPILASAEAHLITRAGRRLSGAANRLLTHLASKMEAFGAPD; encoded by the coding sequence ATGACACCCGCCATCAATGAAAACCGCCTGCCCTATCTGTTCGAAGCCGTGCAGTGCGGCACTATCCGCGCTGCCGCCGACCGGCTCGACATCGCGCCGTCCGCCGTCAGCCGTCAGATCGCCCTGCTGGAGGCGGAACTCGCATTGCCGCTGATCGAGCGTCACAAGCGCGGCGTGCACCTGACCCAGGCAGGCCGCCTGCTCATGGAGTACTACCGCGAGCAGCGGGCGCACCAAGAGGACCTGCTGGCGAAACTACAAGAAGTAAGAGGGCTGCGGCGCGGCCATATCCGGCTTGCCGTGGGAGAAGGTTTCGTGAGCGATCTGATGGGCGCGCCACTGCGGTTTTTCTGCAAGCGCTACCCGGACATCACGCTCACGCTCGATCTGGCGGGCACGAACGAGGTCATGCGGGCCGTGGCCGAGGACGATGCCGATATCGGGCTCGTGTACAACCCGCCCGCCGAGCCCAAGATCGTCTCGCGCGCCCAGATGCGTCAGCCCGTGCACGCCATCGTGGCACCCGATTCGCCGTTGCGCGCCCGCCTCGCCCAGCAACCGCCGGGCACCGCGCTCAAGCTTGACGACCTGTACGACACCCCGCTCGCGCTCATGCACGGCGCGTACGGCACCCGTCAATTGATGGAACTGGCCGAGCAGGCCGAGAAGCACCGCCTGAACGCGACCGTGACGACCAACTCGATCTCGGTGCTCAAGCACTTCGTCCGCGCAGGGCTGGGCGCGACCTTTCTGCCGACGTTTGCCGTCTCGCAAGAAGTCGAGGCGGGTGTGCTGTGTGCGCTACCCGTCGATCATCCGATTCTGGCGAGCGCCGAAGCGCATCTCATCACCCGTGCGGGGCGGCGCCTTTCCGGCGCGGCCAATCGCTTGCTCACCCATCTGGCCAGCAAGATGGAGGCGTTCGGCGCCCCCGACTGA
- a CDS encoding VOC family protein: MIPPGNTRFGIDHPLVTVHDHPRRLSHYQRMGFTPSPVSYHPWGTVTSLMMFGNNFIELIGVDDARKFGTNAQGDFCFGRFLGRFLAREEGVSLVALHSKDARADHSRLTQAGLETQGFIDFRRSMTKPDGTPDEAVVSLGLFVDDRLGDASNFICHQHRPELIWVPDWQQHPNGVTGVVGVTYVTPDPEALRQLATRWQRIYGARHVDLYQGGAMADTGCGHFRALSPQRAEARFAAVGLPMAQATRTHAVALTLHAPDLAHIEALWRENGVPYGYNEHGLVVEPEFAGNVVLEFVNHHH; this comes from the coding sequence ATGATTCCTCCGGGCAATACCCGATTCGGTATCGATCATCCGCTGGTCACAGTGCATGACCATCCGCGGCGTCTTTCGCATTACCAGCGTATGGGCTTCACCCCGTCCCCGGTGTCGTATCACCCGTGGGGCACGGTGACCTCGCTGATGATGTTCGGCAACAACTTCATCGAACTGATCGGCGTGGACGACGCCCGGAAGTTCGGCACGAATGCGCAGGGCGACTTTTGTTTTGGCCGGTTTCTTGGCCGCTTTCTGGCTCGCGAGGAAGGCGTATCGCTGGTCGCGCTACATAGCAAGGACGCGCGCGCCGACCATAGCCGGCTGACGCAGGCCGGGCTCGAAACCCAGGGTTTCATCGACTTTCGACGCTCGATGACGAAACCCGACGGCACGCCTGACGAAGCCGTGGTGTCGCTGGGGTTGTTCGTCGATGACCGGCTCGGCGACGCTTCGAATTTCATCTGTCACCAGCATCGGCCCGAGCTGATCTGGGTGCCGGATTGGCAGCAACATCCCAACGGGGTGACCGGCGTAGTGGGCGTCACGTACGTGACACCCGACCCCGAGGCGCTACGCCAACTGGCCACGCGCTGGCAACGGATCTACGGCGCACGCCATGTCGACCTGTATCAGGGCGGCGCGATGGCCGATACCGGATGCGGGCATTTCCGGGCGCTCTCGCCGCAACGGGCCGAGGCCCGCTTTGCCGCCGTGGGGTTGCCGATGGCACAGGCCACACGCACCCATGCTGTGGCGCTCACGCTGCACGCGCCGGACCTCGCGCACATCGAGGCGCTGTGGCGCGAGAACGGGGTGCCGTATGGCTACAACGAGCATGGCCTCGTTGTCGAACCGGAGTTCGCAGGTAACGTGGTGCTGGAGTTCGTGAATCACCATCACTGA
- a CDS encoding NAD(P)-dependent oxidoreductase encodes MGGTTRRCPWGRRHSRSETGVNMKIIGVVGLGNMGRGMALSLQRGGFTVLGFDPSPAAGAALAEAGIGLRNSVAELTREADALVLSLPTSQVVEAVVNGADGIAANGREGLIVIDTSTADPQSTRALAATLREKGIALVDAPVSGGPKGALNGTLTMVLGGSVDDIARIEPVLATMSAKRVHIGDVGAGHVTKLINNLMCAAHLIVAGEAMRLATAAGVEPAQVLEGLNAGSGRSGITQTNYPTWILNDAFDSGFTMKLMRKDVRLAIALAEQTGTLDSGPLSAEVGRLWAASAASVGDDEDFNRIVQFIEAGRA; translated from the coding sequence GTGGGTGGAACAACGCGGCGTTGCCCGTGGGGGCGGCGCCATTCTCGCAGTGAAACTGGAGTCAACATGAAAATCATCGGAGTGGTCGGTCTGGGCAATATGGGGCGTGGCATGGCGCTGTCGTTACAGCGCGGCGGCTTCACGGTGCTCGGTTTCGATCCGTCGCCGGCCGCCGGGGCGGCGCTGGCGGAGGCGGGCATCGGCTTGCGCAATTCGGTCGCGGAACTGACCCGTGAAGCCGACGCGCTCGTGCTCTCGCTGCCGACCTCGCAGGTTGTCGAAGCCGTGGTGAACGGTGCCGACGGCATTGCCGCCAACGGCCGCGAAGGGCTGATCGTGATCGACACGTCCACGGCCGATCCGCAAAGCACGCGGGCGCTGGCCGCGACGCTGCGCGAGAAAGGCATTGCGCTGGTCGATGCGCCGGTCTCGGGTGGCCCGAAGGGCGCGTTGAACGGCACGCTCACGATGGTGCTGGGCGGGTCGGTCGACGACATCGCCCGCATCGAGCCGGTGCTGGCCACGATGTCGGCCAAGCGTGTGCACATCGGCGATGTGGGCGCGGGTCACGTGACCAAGCTCATCAACAATCTGATGTGCGCCGCACACCTGATCGTGGCGGGTGAAGCGATGCGTCTGGCGACGGCAGCGGGTGTGGAGCCCGCACAGGTGCTCGAAGGCCTGAACGCCGGCTCGGGCCGCAGCGGCATTACGCAGACCAATTACCCGACGTGGATTCTGAACGACGCGTTCGACTCGGGCTTCACGATGAAGCTCATGCGCAAGGACGTGCGCTTGGCCATCGCGCTCGCTGAACAGACCGGCACACTCGATAGCGGGCCGCTGTCGGCCGAAGTCGGCCGCCTGTGGGCGGCCAGCGCTGCGTCGGTCGGTGATGACGAAGACTTCAACCGCATCGTGCAGTTCATCGAAGCCGGTCGCGCTTAA
- a CDS encoding aldehyde dehydrogenase family protein codes for MADNQAAALLGAFAKFFPNATTIGSYVNGELVAGTGESTIDIVNPATGQTVLTYRDAGADVVAQAADAAQAAQKTWWALTHAARGRVMQAIGAKVRENAEALAQLESIGAGKPIRDCRGEVGKVAEMFEYYAGWTDKFFGDVIPVPSTHLNYTRREAMGVVLQITPWNAPVFTCGWQLAPAIAMGNGVLLKPSELTPASSLAVAALAEQAGLPRGLINVLAGFGHTTGQAAISHPVIKKVVFVGSPATGSKIATAAAQRLLPSVLELGGKSANIVFNDADLKRACLGAQAAIFSSAGQSCVAGSRLLVQRGVYDEMIDMLARGAEKIRVGEPMDDATEVGPICNRTQYQHVMNMIDAGVAGGARLAAGSQQRSDGGFFVRPTVLADANNQMGVARTEIFGPVVVAIPFDTEEEALAIANDSEFGLAGAVWTQDVARAHRVAAQVNAGTFWINGYKTINVASPFGGYGHSGYGRSSGVEALYEYTQTKSVWVETAANPATPFGYV; via the coding sequence ATGGCAGACAACCAAGCCGCCGCCTTGCTTGGCGCATTCGCAAAGTTTTTCCCCAACGCGACGACCATCGGCTCGTACGTCAACGGTGAGCTGGTCGCGGGCACCGGCGAGAGCACGATCGACATCGTGAACCCGGCGACCGGCCAGACGGTATTGACTTACCGCGACGCCGGCGCCGACGTGGTGGCGCAGGCCGCCGACGCGGCGCAAGCTGCGCAAAAGACCTGGTGGGCGCTGACACACGCCGCACGCGGCCGTGTCATGCAGGCCATTGGCGCGAAGGTTCGCGAGAACGCCGAAGCGCTGGCGCAGCTCGAATCGATCGGCGCAGGTAAGCCGATTCGCGATTGCCGTGGCGAAGTCGGCAAGGTGGCCGAAATGTTCGAGTACTACGCCGGTTGGACCGACAAGTTCTTCGGCGACGTGATTCCCGTGCCGAGCACGCACCTGAACTACACGCGCCGCGAAGCGATGGGCGTGGTGTTGCAGATCACGCCGTGGAATGCACCGGTGTTTACCTGCGGCTGGCAACTCGCTCCGGCCATTGCGATGGGCAACGGCGTGCTGCTCAAGCCGTCGGAACTGACCCCGGCCAGCTCGCTGGCGGTGGCCGCGCTGGCAGAACAAGCCGGCCTGCCGCGCGGCCTGATCAACGTGCTCGCAGGCTTCGGTCACACGACCGGGCAAGCTGCGATCTCGCATCCGGTCATCAAGAAAGTGGTGTTTGTGGGCTCGCCCGCGACCGGCAGCAAGATCGCTACGGCAGCGGCGCAGCGCCTGTTGCCGAGCGTGCTGGAACTGGGTGGCAAGTCGGCCAATATCGTGTTCAACGATGCCGACCTCAAGCGTGCGTGCCTTGGTGCGCAAGCGGCCATCTTCTCGAGCGCCGGTCAGAGCTGCGTGGCGGGGTCGCGCCTGCTGGTGCAGCGCGGCGTGTATGACGAGATGATCGATATGCTGGCGCGCGGTGCCGAAAAGATTCGTGTGGGCGAGCCGATGGACGACGCGACCGAAGTCGGTCCGATCTGCAACCGCACCCAGTATCAGCACGTGATGAACATGATCGATGCGGGCGTGGCGGGCGGGGCGCGTCTCGCGGCCGGTTCGCAGCAACGCAGCGACGGCGGCTTCTTCGTGCGCCCGACCGTGCTGGCCGACGCGAACAATCAGATGGGCGTGGCGCGTACCGAAATCTTCGGGCCGGTGGTGGTCGCCATTCCGTTCGATACGGAAGAAGAGGCACTGGCGATCGCCAACGACAGCGAGTTCGGTCTGGCCGGTGCCGTCTGGACGCAAGACGTCGCGCGCGCGCATCGCGTGGCTGCGCAGGTCAACGCCGGTACGTTCTGGATCAACGGCTACAAGACGATCAATGTGGCCTCGCCGTTCGGTGGCTACGGCCATAGCGGCTACGGTCGCTCTAGCGGCGTGGAAGCCCTGTACGAATACACGCAGACCAAGAGCGTGTGGGTCGAGACGGCTGCCAACCCGGCAACGCCGTTCGGCTACGTCTGA
- a CDS encoding DUF3100 domain-containing protein — protein sequence MAVMEQNAAKPQGGAFNDGVRLYVWAIVILVIAELIGAISIKAGHGKIVLLPMVWALLLGAALGLSSARLPRFAQIDLSMQHKAAAILQPALLLFVAKLGLLVGGSLPKLVAAGWALVFQEFGHFVGTIILGLPVALMLGIKREAIGATFSVGREPSLAIIGEKYGFDSPEGRGVLAEYLTGTIFGAVFISLFAGFIASLNIFNPHALAMGAGVGSGSMMAAAAGAIAAQQTPEVAKEVATFAAASNLITTTIGTYFTLFISLPLAVWGYRVMEPVLGRMTKRGRANAEAAAVADAEAAQELKQASKAHTVDMNFGARLFAWVFSGALALLGNSMAFKTSFIDGVPGMLVIIGAVLVGEALYYVTRRKVPAVCWVSLVAMFLTSPAFPYAPIVEQFTGKINFLSLVTPMLTFAGLSVAKDVPAFRKLGWRIVVVSFLANAGTFMGAAVIAQFFTHP from the coding sequence ATGGCAGTCATGGAACAAAACGCGGCCAAGCCGCAAGGGGGCGCCTTCAACGATGGCGTGCGCCTGTACGTATGGGCGATCGTGATTCTTGTGATCGCAGAACTGATTGGCGCAATCAGCATCAAGGCCGGTCACGGCAAGATCGTGCTGTTGCCGATGGTCTGGGCGTTGTTGCTCGGCGCAGCGCTCGGTTTGTCGTCGGCACGTCTGCCGCGCTTCGCACAGATCGACCTGTCGATGCAACACAAGGCTGCCGCCATTCTGCAACCGGCGCTGCTGCTCTTCGTCGCCAAACTCGGTCTGCTCGTGGGCGGCTCGCTGCCCAAGCTCGTGGCCGCCGGTTGGGCGCTGGTGTTCCAGGAGTTCGGCCACTTCGTCGGCACGATCATCCTCGGCCTGCCGGTCGCCCTGATGCTCGGCATCAAGCGCGAAGCCATCGGCGCGACCTTCTCGGTCGGCCGTGAGCCGAGCCTCGCGATCATCGGTGAAAAGTACGGCTTCGATTCGCCGGAAGGCCGTGGCGTGTTGGCCGAGTACCTGACCGGTACGATTTTCGGTGCCGTGTTCATCTCGCTGTTCGCCGGCTTTATCGCCAGCCTGAACATCTTCAACCCGCATGCGCTCGCGATGGGTGCCGGTGTGGGTTCGGGTTCGATGATGGCCGCTGCTGCCGGCGCCATCGCGGCGCAGCAGACGCCGGAAGTCGCCAAGGAAGTCGCCACGTTTGCCGCGGCGTCGAACCTGATCACGACGACGATCGGTACGTACTTCACGCTGTTCATCTCGCTGCCGCTCGCCGTCTGGGGCTATCGCGTGATGGAGCCGGTGCTGGGCCGCATGACCAAGCGCGGCCGTGCCAACGCCGAAGCCGCTGCCGTGGCCGACGCCGAAGCCGCACAGGAACTCAAGCAAGCCAGCAAGGCGCACACCGTCGACATGAACTTCGGCGCGCGTTTGTTCGCCTGGGTGTTCTCGGGCGCGCTGGCACTGCTGGGTAACAGCATGGCCTTCAAGACGTCGTTCATCGACGGTGTGCCGGGCATGCTGGTCATCATCGGCGCCGTGCTCGTGGGCGAAGCGCTGTACTACGTCACGCGCCGCAAGGTGCCGGCCGTGTGCTGGGTGTCGCTGGTCGCCATGTTCCTGACGTCGCCGGCCTTCCCGTACGCGCCGATCGTCGAGCAGTTCACCGGCAAGATCAACTTCCTGTCGCTGGTGACCCCGATGCTGACCTTCGCCGGTCTGTCGGTGGCCAAGGACGTGCCTGCTTTCCGCAAGCTGGGCTGGCGCATCGTGGTCGTGTCGTTCCTCGCGAACGCCGGCACGTTCATGGGTGCAGCCGTGATCGCGCAGTTCTTCACGCATCCGTAA
- a CDS encoding EF-hand domain-containing protein, protein MTTSESKRQRSLRTIETLRTRRIGRATLAAITLCAGAAALSLVALPSYAQSAAPINGVVPTTPTAPPPPAAGPDFGDAADQNAALGLYLQRSFDAIDTNHDGKIDRNEWAAYQRSQLEARRATFERYFKAADKDGDGYLSRDEVAAAEPFLYQHFDEIDVNHDGKLSPAEIRAYFRRYYHERAQADAATTKP, encoded by the coding sequence ATGACCACTTCCGAATCCAAACGCCAACGTTCCCTTCGAACGATTGAAACCCTGCGCACGCGCCGTATCGGCCGCGCGACGCTGGCCGCGATCACGCTCTGTGCCGGCGCTGCCGCTCTCTCGCTGGTCGCGCTGCCGAGCTACGCGCAGTCGGCCGCACCGATCAACGGTGTCGTGCCCACGACCCCGACGGCCCCGCCGCCGCCTGCCGCAGGCCCCGACTTCGGCGATGCTGCCGACCAGAACGCCGCACTCGGTCTGTATTTGCAGCGCTCGTTCGATGCCATCGATACCAATCACGACGGCAAGATCGACCGCAATGAATGGGCGGCCTATCAACGCAGTCAACTCGAAGCCCGTCGTGCCACGTTCGAGCGCTATTTCAAAGCGGCCGACAAGGATGGCGACGGCTATCTGAGCCGTGACGAGGTCGCCGCCGCTGAACCGTTCCTGTATCAGCATTTCGACGAAATCGACGTCAATCACGACGGCAAACTCTCGCCCGCCGAGATTCGCGCCTACTTCCGCCGCTACTATCACGAGCGCGCTCAGGCCGACGCGGCCACGACGAAGCCCTGA
- a CDS encoding MFS transporter, with protein sequence MFRSNASPSPAPHAAPLRRADIWLMAVACGLAVANLNYCHPMLGHIGTRFDTSGWQLSMVPAAAQLGYAAGLLLLTPLGDRVADRRRLIVWQMLGLCASLLLAASAPHFWILVVASFAIGVTGTVAQHILPLAAQLAPPERRGAVVGTVVSGLLIGILGARTLAGWVATWWHWRAMFGMAALAMLCLAALLGRRLPYAPPTTSMTYPALLRSMVTLFGRHAALRASALIGGLLFAAFSAFWSTLTLWLASPVHGQHAGVAGTFGVIGIVGALAAPLAGRLTDRGGPHRVLWAGIGAVVLSFATLWVGQASLVGLALGVIVLDLGVQTGQIANQTRIFALDAEAASRLNTLYMSVYFLMGALGSALGVMAWSAWGWDGVCAFGVAAGLLACAVHATGKRSANFL encoded by the coding sequence ATGTTCCGATCCAACGCGTCTCCTTCCCCGGCACCGCACGCTGCCCCGCTGCGCCGCGCCGATATCTGGCTGATGGCCGTGGCCTGCGGGCTGGCGGTTGCCAATCTCAACTACTGTCATCCGATGCTCGGCCACATCGGCACGCGCTTCGACACGTCGGGCTGGCAACTGTCGATGGTGCCCGCCGCCGCGCAACTGGGCTATGCGGCGGGCCTGCTGCTGCTCACCCCATTGGGCGACCGCGTTGCCGACCGCCGGCGTCTGATCGTGTGGCAGATGCTCGGTCTGTGTGCGTCGCTGCTGCTCGCGGCATCGGCACCGCACTTCTGGATACTCGTCGTCGCTAGCTTTGCCATCGGCGTGACAGGCACTGTCGCCCAGCACATCCTGCCCCTCGCCGCACAACTGGCACCGCCCGAGCGGCGCGGCGCTGTCGTCGGCACGGTCGTCAGCGGCCTGCTCATCGGCATTCTCGGCGCACGCACGCTCGCAGGTTGGGTGGCTACGTGGTGGCACTGGCGCGCGATGTTCGGCATGGCCGCCCTTGCCATGCTGTGTCTGGCGGCTTTGCTCGGCCGACGTCTGCCATACGCGCCGCCAACTACGTCGATGACGTACCCTGCTTTGCTGCGTTCGATGGTCACGCTCTTTGGGCGGCACGCTGCGCTGCGCGCATCGGCGCTCATCGGCGGTCTGCTGTTTGCGGCATTCAGCGCCTTCTGGTCCACGCTCACGCTCTGGCTCGCGAGTCCTGTGCATGGGCAGCACGCTGGCGTGGCAGGCACTTTCGGTGTCATCGGTATCGTGGGCGCGCTTGCGGCCCCGCTTGCCGGACGCCTCACCGATCGCGGCGGACCGCATCGCGTGTTGTGGGCAGGTATCGGTGCGGTGGTGCTGTCGTTCGCCACGCTCTGGGTCGGACAGGCGAGTCTCGTGGGCCTCGCACTCGGCGTGATCGTGCTCGATCTCGGCGTGCAGACGGGGCAGATCGCCAATCAGACGCGCATTTTCGCGCTCGATGCCGAAGCCGCCAGCCGTCTGAACACGCTCTACATGAGTGTCTATTTCCTGATGGGCGCGCTGGGCTCCGCACTTGGCGTGATGGCATGGAGTGCGTGGGGCTGGGACGGCGTCTGTGCATTCGGTGTGGCGGCGGGCTTGCTTGCATGCGCAGTGCACGCGACCGGTAAGCGCAGCGCGAACTTCTTGTGA
- a CDS encoding TetR/AcrR family transcriptional regulator: MPQVKKEDIRLAILEASHALFLEKGYVETTMVQIAKRAGISHANIYSYFTAKLQVFFCVYERWFKARIATLEAEVLAAHGAHARMRSLLSGLLVETPRLDNGFSHNLVQALATVTPGDPYDPTLLQWFRERLSAMLAASAPSLARDSVRRARLVDMLVLTFDGCLVNHHVNPSSLPDVAMLEEFVTAFLSAEPADPTPVPQGAGPGSPPSAAAA; this comes from the coding sequence ATGCCACAAGTCAAGAAAGAAGACATTCGTCTGGCCATCCTCGAAGCGTCGCACGCCCTTTTTCTCGAGAAAGGGTACGTCGAAACGACCATGGTGCAGATCGCCAAGCGCGCGGGTATTTCGCACGCGAACATTTACAGCTACTTCACTGCGAAGCTGCAAGTCTTCTTCTGCGTCTACGAGCGCTGGTTCAAGGCACGCATCGCTACGCTCGAAGCTGAAGTGCTTGCCGCCCACGGTGCCCACGCGCGCATGCGCAGCCTGCTCAGCGGCCTGCTGGTGGAGACGCCCCGGCTCGACAACGGCTTCTCGCACAACCTGGTGCAGGCACTGGCCACGGTGACCCCGGGCGACCCGTACGACCCGACGCTGTTGCAATGGTTTCGCGAGCGGCTCTCGGCCATGCTGGCCGCCAGCGCGCCGAGCCTCGCGCGTGACAGCGTAAGGCGTGCGCGTCTGGTCGACATGCTGGTACTGACGTTTGACGGCTGTCTCGTGAATCATCACGTCAACCCGTCATCCCTGCCGGATGTGGCGATGCTCGAAGAGTTCGTCACCGCCTTTCTGTCGGCCGAGCCTGCCGACCCGACACCGGTGCCGCAGGGGGCCGGGCCGGGTTCGCCGCCCTCGGCGGCAGCGGCCTGA